CATCTTGTCACTAGTCCTCGCAAACTTTCCGTTGGTCTTTGACTTAGGTTAAACAAGGTCTCGATTCCTAGCCTCAACAGGTTGTTACTTATGTACATCGTTAGGAATATTCTCTGCAGGTATTTGAATGACGAAATCGACCTTTCTGGTAGTCCGTCAAACCATGCCAACGCCTCTCCGGTCAAGCTCGCCGGGAAATACTTACAGAGTACCGCTTCGTTTCGTCCCACTGCATCAATGATAAAGTATATTGTTTCAAGTGCTGCACAACACTTTCTGATCCACTGAATATGCTTGAAAAGGTCGGTAGCACACACTTCTTAGGAATGTCCGCATACATTATCTCGTAGGTGAATGGAGATTTATGTGCCTCCTCTATCGCCTCTTCCAGCTGCACCCTGCCACCTCTTCGCGAATTGTTTATCAGCGTCCTCATATCTCTTAGCTCATTCAAGACCTCTTGGTTCAGGTTTCCTCCATTTCCTTCATGATGGTCGCCTCTCATCACGCTAATCCTTCCCTACCCACGTTTGATTGCTTCCTCGTGTCTCCGGTTTACATCGTGTTGCCTTTCCTCCCATCGCATCATTTCGTCTTAGTTACTCCTTTCTTCCTCATACCTTCTTCTTTGAACTTCCCATCTCGTTTCCTCCAACGTCCTTCTCAGATTTCTTTCTTCACTACTTTCTCTTCGTTGTCTCCTTCGCCGCTATCCTCCGTCGTCCTTGCGGGCGTATCTCCTCTGTCGTGCCTCTTCTTCTCCTGATGATATCGTGTTTCCTTCCGAGTCCATGGCATCTGCCGCTGCTTCCTCGTTAAGTTGTCGATTTTGTAGTGCCAACATAGTGTTTTGCCTCATCAACCGAGCATGATGCTCCGCTAGATCCCTGTATCCTTGACGTTCAAGGCGGAGCGTCTCCCTTAGCTGCTCCAGCGTCATGTGTTCCTCATCAatgttttcttccaactcttcaTGGGTCATTTCTTCCTTTACAGCGGTGTCCGTGTCGGAAGTGTGTACTGAGCCTTCCCTAAAGTCATATTCACCGGTCTGATTATTCCTTCGTTGGTTCGCGCCTTGTCTTTCCCCTGCAATCGATGTTTCTGCCctttccattcttcctcctctCTTTGCTTCCAAACGTCTGCTCCTTCTCGTCGCTATCAAGTGCCTCGCTCGATCTGGTGTTCTGGCCATCAACTGATCTTTGGTTCGATCTCATCCGactaatttcttgcctttaatcttcCGATGCAATACCCAAGGGTCACTCTCTCTCCTAGATTTATAGTCTTGACTACGAATGAATCGTTTAAGatctacaaaaccctaattttaaaataACTCGCCAAAATCTCTAACTTCTACAATTTTGAAGCAATTTCAACCTTTCTcaaactcttagatgaggatgaatccccGATCTAAGTCCCTGTTactggacgccaaaatgtaactactggaaacccAGTAGCACCGCCAAGTAAGAGAAGaaacagatctaagacatgataaaggttttggataagaaattctttattgattaaccattcaaagtagtgaaaaatacaagtttttgagtacaaggaaaccctaatctctcacTCTAAGCAAAGCTCTCTTTCACCAAAGAATCCGACCCCCTATACATTTCCCAAGGACCCTATTTATAGACTAATCAACCCTAGTCGTGTagatgctttatacttcgcccagatCATTTTCCATGATTTTTCCCCCTTTCTTTCTCTAACAACTTTGGGTGTTTGTCGGGacagctgtctcttttcttgctccataatttacttACTTCACAAGTTATCTTTCTAGCCAAGTAACCTTACTTCGTCAATCTTTATTTCGTGACTGGTGTCTTGCCGGGTACTCCAACTGATTCTTCGTAGTTTAGATTCTTTATACGAGGTACTTCGTTTTAGGATGCGTTGTGATTCGTGTTATTAGTTAGTGGCgaggtaattctgacatttgatttgacaagtccTTGACCGAGATCTTTAAGTGAGATTCTTCAATCCTATTTCGTGCCTTCCCGTGCGGCCACGCGAGCGAACCTATTTTGTGTACCTACAAAAGGCACACAGGATTTGAGGCGGTCAACAATGGtttgattaaaaataaaaattgtttccTCGGCAATCAACAATGTTCGTTGAACCCAAACTCTAATCTGCAATCTTTGGAACCTAAATGCAACACTGGTCATGATAAAATTGAGACCTAAAATCTAAGTATCCCAAAATATAAAAAGATTACAGAATGATAACGTCCAGATTAAGTGTCGtacgatttctttttcttctcctcagtCCTCACTAGTCGTATCCCACTCGTGCTCGGAATAGGAACCTTTCTCTAACACCAGTTTACGCTTGTACATTTCCCAGAATCTTGATACATGTGCGGTGTCACACTCCTTACGGAAACGATCAATATCGAAATTGTTGAAATCCTCAATTTCCTTCGCTTTTTCTTCCAAATACCACCAATATTCTATTATAGGGTTAGACGGGTCGCAGTCATGGTACCTTCCACTGTATTTATCGCAGATTTCTTTAGCACTCACATGTTCTCGTCCGTTTCTCAAGTTTTCGACAGGAATTCCTTGACAATTCCACCCCTTTGTGTCATCCACATCTTCGCCGGAAAAATTTTTTTCTGGTGCAGGGATTAAGCTGGACTCATCAGTAGTAGTATTAGTAGGACGACGAGGGGGAGGAGGAAAACTGGATGAATCTGAGGACAAATATCTCGATGGAGTTGGAGAAGACAAGTTAGGGCACTTTGGTTTGGGGATCGGAGGAGGAATATGATGGCGACATTGTCTTCTGTTAATCGCTTCCGACGGGTGACCGACAAAGGCTTGAGATTTGCTTCCGAGGAGAAAACCCAATGAAGAGGGGAAAGAATGAATAAAAACCCTAGCTTTCCTTTCTTCTCTCCTTCTCCTGTAGAGCGGCAATACTGTCCAAGGCGTCCAGGGGCGCCTAGCAAAAATAAAACCCAAGGCACCAAAGTGTGACTAAATTTTGAGCTTGGTACAACATAGCTGTCGAACTGTGTATAACTAACAGGTTGACTATCTCGAGGATCTATGGCATGTGAGTGGCGGTCATTACTAATATTTACATCAGCACGGGAGTATCTGATTTGATGCTAAGCACTGGACATAACTATAATGTTTTTTAGGTTGAATCAAGAAATAATATAATTCCTTCCATCGGTACAAATCATTAAAAGCCTAGCTAGGAAACAAGAGGATTAATTCGGTACCTGCCTAGACAATATATTCTCAATTAATCTAATTCTTCTCTGCCATTATGAGCACGAACTCTATCTGAGAAATTAACAGAGTATGCCGTACCATGGTGGAGTTAAAGACAAAGGTGATGACATGATGTTAATCTTattaatttgaagaaaaaaacagaaaatatTCAATGACGCTAAAGCACAAACTAATCCTACTCCAGTTATTGCATTTATTTAAATATGggttaatttgcgttacctcccccggagaaaatcataatttgagttatctcccctacagaacaaatattagtaaaacctcctctcgtcactttttccatccaaatccGGTTAGctgagaagatcataatttgagttacctcccctaagaGTATCCAGCTGTACGAagcagctgactcagctaaccgggtttggatggaaaaagtgaagagaagaggttttactaatatttgttctgttgggaaggtaactcaaattatgatcttctccaggggaggtaacgcaaattacccctttAAATTTTATGTAGTTTACAAGAAGAAATTAAAACTGTTCTTGTCAAATGAACTAAGAGGTCGTATTAGTTGAAGCCTGAATTGTGAGCACAAGTGCCATTCATAAAGAAGCGAACAAAATAGAAGGGAAATTAACCAAATCTTGAAATGAACTGTAAGGAGGGTACATCAATTACCTTACCAAACTCATTTTCTGTAAATAGAAGACGAAATGCTTACGTAAACATACATATATACGGCGAGCCTTTCCAATGCTAGAATAAAGCCAATTGGGAGGTACGTAATCAAATGAACACGAATTCCTGAGGAAGTGATGAAATGATACTTGATGAAATGATTACGTATTAGCTAGTTGGAAATACAATGGCCATATCACATCTTTACGTACCAACCTGGTCAGCAAGTTGAGAATTTCATCCTTGGAGTCGTGAAATTGCTTCTCTACATGCACTAACCGTGATCTCTGCTATTATCTAATCCTTAATTGTATTCAGCTGCTGCATAATTAATAAAAGCATGAATCaggtgttggaatattttcaacgccgctaaccaaaggggggtcctggggggcatcgccccccaggctgtttcctaagagaagaagaccgttctctaaagaagactcatgaacaaggatataagcacatggccattaacgtgcttggctacagaacacatgattttatgaaatcaatatgtgtggagactccggttttatcataaggggtacttggttcaagactggtttcaccatagaacctcgataaggctttgagtttcttacactaagtgaaggttcaaatccaaaaaatacctatcatttatgtgttgatttcaacgatgatgcttagtctcaattgtgcttgaactacgttggcttgatcccactcgggtacgtaggcagtcacttcggtgatgcagtcactctgatttaaaagttttaactttgttttatggtttttgaaaatagggggagaatgttggaatattttcaacgccgctaaccaaaagggggtcctggggggcatcgtcccccaggctgtggtcgacctgacaggtattgattactttgatacatatgctcctgttgcccgcatctcatccattcgttgcttgattgcacttgcttctattcataagttggttgtgcatcaaatggatgtcaaaactgcttttctaaatggggatttagaagaagagatatatatggaacaacctgaaggtttcatattaccaggccaagagaagaaagtttgcaagttagtgaaatctctctatggtttgaagcaagcccctatgcaatggcatgagaagtttgataaagtagttttgtcatatggttttgtggtgaatgatgcggacaaatgtatctatagtaagcatgatagttctggttgtgtgattctctgtttgtatgttgatgatatgttaatctttgggtctgacatatctgttgtggaagaaacaaagaagtttcttagttctaactttgatatgaaggatttaggagaggctgatgtaatcttgggaattaagatcctaagaaagggagatgagttggttttaactcaatctcattatattgagaaatttctcaagaaatatggtcactttgatgacaatccagcacctactcctttagaccatattatcaagttaatgaagaacaccgtccgtactcatgctcaacttgagtattctagtgttattgggagtcttatgtacgctatgcattgcacaagaccggacatagcccaagccgtgggaatattatgtcgtttctcaagtaatccaggatatgaacactggaaagcagtttcaagagttatggcttacttgaaaggaacaataaattttggtttgcattaccaaggctatcccgctgcactagaggggtacagcgatgctaactggaacaatgtagaatcaaattccaagtcaacttctggatggatttttacattagggggtgctgctgtgtcttggagttccaagaagcagacttgtatttctgattcaacaatgttgtcagaattgatagctttaactgatgcatgtaaggaggcagattggcttagaaacctacttatggaaattcctttttggaagaagccaactccggcggtcttgattaattgtgataatcaagctacaatctataatgtctctaataagacttataatggaaagtctagacatgcaagtcttagacactacatggttaggcaactactcaagaggggagtagttacggttaactttattgaatcaaagaggaatttggcagacccatttacgaaaagtctaccaagttcagtggtttcaataaaaaggaaagaaatgggactaaggtctgtgaaggaagtttgatctcccatagcagaaacccaacctatgttttgaaaaggataaacaaggttcaatgtggtaccaacaagttatggatgtggattatggagcactaatataaaaacttcccatttcttattagtgctggtttctgcaagaaaataagatggatgtaaatccttaatgagtctatgattagtaaaaggtgtatcgcagaaacaccttcgagacttacctatatgagtatggaaataaggccgtttcctaagagaagaagaccgttctctaaagaagactcatgaacaaggatataagcacatggccattaacgtgcttggctacagaacacatgattttatgaaatcaatatgtgtggagactccggttttatcataaggggtacttggttcaagactggtttcaccatagaacctcgataaggctttgagtttcttacactaagtgaaggttcaaatccaaaaaatacctatcatttatgtgttgatttcaacgatgatgcttagtctcaattgtgcttgaactacgttggcttgatcccactcgggtacgtaggcagtcacttcggtgatgcagtcactctgatttaaaagttttaactttgttttatggtttttgaaaatagggggagaatgttggaatattttcaacgccgctaaccaaaggggggtcctggggggcatcgccccccaggctgtggtcgacctgacaggtcaggtcgtgggggtccaggggagaccgcccctggtggaGGTTTCAAgtgggcaacgcccccggaagaattttttgaactgaaggttttatttggccgataaaagcctgttcgaaaatttcgaatccaaaagacaccattgatgtctgttgatgaaggaacctgacgtttcgtgaatagaaacctgttggcgaataaaaaacctattcccaacaggtgcaaaaccctttataaatagcttctcccagtttcgtttaacatataagaaaaatcaatctgttttctctatttcaaaaaaaaagcatcatcagaaatcagaaatctctttgtgtgttcttgattgaatcaaggggtacaaaccttgaattcagttttcgttgcagggctttcattgtatcctgaaggcaatatttcgcatacctgttgtaatcgccaattgttattgggagggtagaaatatttgtctaaaagaaatttatacaagccttgaaagttttggagtgcaacaatttcttcactgtgtcattcatcctttgtgaaacccattttttttccaacATCAGGTAGTgataaggagaaaaaaaaaggaaaagaaaacccgAGGAAGATATGGATACATTTGCACATATATACCTGAAGTATGATGTACTAGAAGAAGCTTACTGAATGGGACAGCCCACCGCGCTAGAACTTTCCGTAAAATTAACATTAAGGCTTTCAATAAAGGAGAGGGATTTAATATCATAAGTTAAAGACTCCTTCGCTTCGGGGCAGTTCCTAATGGTTAAGGCCTGAAGAGAAGTCCATTTTCGTAAATCTGGAAGAAACTTGAGAACAGGACAATCCCCCAAATAAAAAGTCTGAAGCGAGCCACCATGGAATTCTGAGCGAAGAAGAGTATCCTCGTTTTCATTTTCTTGATCTTCATTTACTTGAAATCCTTGAAACTCATTGCACTTTTCGATACTCAGATAATCAAGATTGCAATTACGCAGAAGTAAGTTTAATGGAAAGTATACGAGCTCCTTCACATTTTCTAAATCAAGCCTTGTGAGAGAGGTGTGGGCTCTCCCAACTGTGCTTACTAACTGATGATTAATATCCTTCAAGTATAACGTCTTTAAAGACGGAAATGAAGGAATTTCAATCAGTTTTGTGTTGTTGGTGATCCACAAATGCCGAAGACTTGCAGAAGGAGGTGAACAACGCATATCTTCTAAGGAGAACATACCACaaagatgaagttccactagtgaaGGAAATCCACCAATATCCAAACTCTTTACAGAACTTAAACCATCAAGTATAAGGTCTGTAAGATGTTGGAACTGCGGAACAGACATCCACGTCAGTAGGTCACACCCCATGAAGTTAAGAACTTGCAAATCCCTCAAACCAGTATGAGGCTGGAGAGCTTCAAATACTTGAAAGTTACATGACTTCTGATCCCATAACATGTCGGACGACTCTTCTAATTCACCCCAATGCAAAACCAATTTACGAAGATTTTGTTTTCCCATCAAATTTGCTCTATCGGCATCTACTGGATCTTTCACGTTCTGGAGATTCTTTATCTCTAGCTCCTCAAGACTGTTTAGTTTTTCTAACTCTTCAATACCATCTTTGCTATCGGCGTCGTAGTTTATTAGTTTTTCCCTCACCCAGTAAGTTAACTTTTCAAGAAAAACAAGTTTCCCTATACCGACTGGTGCTCCCTTGTAGTTATGAAATTTTCTCAATTTTACCCAATTATTTATAACTTGTGTTGGAACCTCGCAATTTGAAAGTTTCGCGAACTCAAGATTGATGAGGTTAACACAAGACTCTGGTAATACATTGATGTTTGTGCCAACTAAGCTAAGGTATCTTAGCTGAGCTAATGCTCCAAAATCTTCGGGTAacttttctagtaatgtgcagtGACTGaaatcaaatatcttcaaattaTCAAGACCTTTAACACACCCCGGTAGGAATTTTAACTTCTTACATGCTTTGACATTAAATGTCACCAAATTGCTAAAGCTAATGATGGAGCCAGGTACTTGTTCAATAAGGTTAAAAGAAACATCAAGATGTCTTATATTCTTTAAACCTATGAATGATTCAGGTAGAGATTTTAATTTGCACCCACTAAGATCCAATGATTGCAAATTACATAGACTTGTGACAGAATCAGGCAGTTCCTCCATTTTAGTGTCTGACATATTCAGATGTCTTAACTTTTTCAAAGACTGAATGTTTCTTAGAATATTTTCAGTACTACCTTCAATGTTATTCAATACCAACGTCACCAAATTATATAGTTTACTGACGGAGACTGGAGCATAAACTACTACTTCTTTAAGATCAAGATAGGTGAGATGGAGGTACCTTAAGTGCCGACTCAGCTTGAAACTCAAAGAAGGCAACTTTGTACAGGTCCTATCTGGTGAAGGACCTATATGAAGTGTACGCAAGTGCTTATGTCCAAACAGTACATCAGGGTGCAAGTTTGAATTACCCTCAGGAATGAAAAGTGTCCGCAACTTCTTTGCGTTACGTAAGCTTTTCAGAAatgttgatgatgataaatctGCATCTAATATTAATCGTAATTGACGTATTTCAGAAGTATCTTTCAACTGATCAGTTACCTTGAAAGCCACTGATTCTTGATCCCCAGCAACAACTTGTGCAAGATCATGCATCTTGCACGTATTTATCACACCCAGTATATTATTTTCTACACCTTCAAAAAAGGAACTCCATACCAAACTCTCGAAGTAATCATCCGCAATGTCTTCAATCGTTCTTCGATTTCCCACGTTTGAAGTGTCAACAAATCCTTGTGCTATCCACATCTGTACGAGTGTTCCTCTGTGTATCTCCCTACCTTTGGGAAATATAGCGCAGTAGGAAAAACAACATTTCATATGGGACGGCAAGTGATCATAGCTCAGTTTTAATATTTCCATGACTCTGCTCTGGCTTTCTGGGGCGTTCCATATTTCATTTTCTTTAATAGACAACCAATCGACTTCTCTATTTCGTGTGCGTAATAGACTGCCGAGGAATTTCGCTCCAAGTGGCAAACCACAACATTTTCTTGCTATCTCCATTCCTATGCTTGTCATCCTTGCGTTCTTCATAGCTCCACCGGGAGAAAATGCCTTCTTCTCAATAATAGTCCAACATTCACCATCTTGCAGTGTTTTCAATTTGTAAGGAGGAATATTCCCCTTGACAGCATCTGCGACCTGGGTTTTACGAGTAGTGATTAAAATTTTACTCCCTTGAGCACCAACAAGCAACGGACTGCAGAGTCTCTCCCATTGCTCATCACTCTCGTTCCATAAGTCGTCAAGTACTAGCAAATATTTCTTCCTGTTTAACTGTTCTCGGACTTTACTTGTTAGTACATCGAAATTTGATATAGTATCAAACTTATTTTGAGTTGCAGACTCCATAATTTTTGTTAAGAGATTTTGCACATCAAAATCTTCAGATACATGAACCCACATTTTTAGCTTGAACTGTTGATTTACCAAAACATCATTGTAGATGAGTTGAGCCAGAGTTGTTTTGCCCAGCCCTCCCATCCCCACTATGGAAACGACTGAGACTTTTTCAGGATTGCCATCTGATGACGACGATGATGTTAAAAAATCTATTATATTTTTCTTATCATCATACCGTCCGATAATGTCCGACTCATTTGTAGAGGATGCGGTTTGTCGGCTTCGGTTCTCACTACTTTCACCATGATAACTTGTAGTATTGGTTGAAGGTGTTATTTGCAACTGAAACGTAGTCATATCCTTGGTAATTGCATCTAACCTCTGATTGATGTG
This genomic stretch from Papaver somniferum cultivar HN1 chromosome 5, ASM357369v1, whole genome shotgun sequence harbors:
- the LOC113283786 gene encoding putative disease resistance RPP13-like protein 1: MTTFQLQITPSTNTTSYHGESSENRSRQTASSTNESDIIGRYDDKKNIIDFLTSSSSSDGNPEKVSVVSIVGMGGLGKTTLAQLIYNDVLVNQQFKLKMWVHVSEDFDVQNLLTKIMESATQNKFDTISNFDVLTSKVREQLNRKKYLLVLDDLWNESDEQWERLCSPLLVGAQGSKILITTRKTQVADAVKGNIPPYKLKTLQDGECWTIIEKKAFSPGGAMKNARMTSIGMEIARKCCGLPLGAKFLGSLLRTRNREVDWLSIKENEIWNAPESQSRVMEILKLSYDHLPSHMKCCFSYCAIFPKGREIHRGTLVQMWIAQGFVDTSNVGNRRTIEDIADDYFESLVWSSFFEGVENNILGVINTCKMHDLAQVVAGDQESVAFKVTDQLKDTSEIRQLRLILDADLSSSTFLKSLRNAKKLRTLFIPEGNSNLHPDVLFGHKHLRTLHIGPSPDRTCTKLPSLSFKLSRHLRYLHLTYLDLKEVVVYAPVSVSKLYNLVTLVLNNIEGSTENILRNIQSLKKLRHLNMSDTKMEELPDSVTSLCNLQSLDLSGCKLKSLPESFIGLKNIRHLDVSFNLIEQVPGSIISFSNLVTFNVKACKKLKFLPGCVKGLDNLKIFDFSHCTLLEKLPEDFGALAQLRYLSLVGTNINVLPESCVNLINLEFAKLSNCEVPTQVINNWVKLRKFHNYKGAPVGIGKLVFLEKLTYWVREKLINYDADSKDGIEELEKLNSLEELEIKNLQNVKDPVDADRANLMGKQNLRKLVLHWGELEESSDMLWDQKSCNFQVFEALQPHTGLRDLQVLNFMGCDLLTWMSVPQFQHLTDLILDGLSSVKSLDIGGFPSLVELHLCGMFSLEDMRCSPPSASLRHLWITNNTKLIEIPSFPSLKTLYLKDINHQLVSTVGRAHTSLTRLDLENVKELVYFPLNLLLRNCNLDYLSIEKCNEFQGFQVNEDQENENEDTLLRSEFHGGSLQTFYLGDCPVLKFLPDLRKWTSLQALTIRNCPEAKESLTYDIKSLSFIESLNVNFTESSSAVGCPIQ